The Natrinema saccharevitans genome includes the window GAAAACCGCCGACGTCCTCGAAGGCCCGCCGGTGGACCAGACAGCTGAACCCGGTCAGGATTGGCCGCTCGAGCCGCGAGAAGCCGTGATTGATCGTCGCTTCCACGAGCTTTGCACGCCGCGGGCCGGTGATCCGACAGTAGGAACTGGCCGCTGCCAGCTTCTTGCGCTCGACGAATCCCAACAGTTCGGTCAGGTACGTCGCCCAGACACGCGTGTCAGCGTCGATAAAGGCCAGCCACTCGCCGTCGGCGCGCTCGGCCCCGAGGTTCCGGGCCGTAGCGATACTGTGGCCGCCCTCCTGGACCACCGCCGCGCCGTACTCGCGGGCGATCTCGCGGGTGTCGTCGCTCGAGTCGCCGTCGACGACCAGTACCTCGTACTCGTAGGCCGTGTCCAGCGCGGCCAGACTCGCGAGGGTCCCCCGCAGGTAGTCGCTCTCGTTTCGCGCCGGTACCACGAAACTCACGTCGACCGCGTCGTCGCCTCCAGCGCCCGTCATCGTCTTACTCGAGCCCTCTCTTGGGCGACTTCTCAAGCTATCGGAGTCCGACCGCTCGGAGAGAGCCGTGGGACCGTGGCCCGTGCGAATTACTTTCAACTATCGACT containing:
- a CDS encoding glycosyltransferase, producing MTGAGGDDAVDVSFVVPARNESDYLRGTLASLAALDTAYEYEVLVVDGDSSDDTREIAREYGAAVVQEGGHSIATARNLGAERADGEWLAFIDADTRVWATYLTELLGFVERKKLAAASSYCRITGPRRAKLVEATINHGFSRLERPILTGFSCLVHRRAFEDVGGFPDVPNEATAFSRRLAASYPTGYRRTVLVESSGRRIADLGLTVTLGHYLRLDLERLRAAD